TCCTCTTTTctatttcccttttgttttcatAAACAAAATTTTCCTAAAAATGCAAATCTGTCTCGGCTGTGTTAAAGAACAGACAAAGAAAAAGGCTCTGGCTTCACTTGGGCCAGAGGGAAAATGGACATAGTAAAATGGATTTTAGTAAGCCAGTGGGAAGACCAGGGATCAGTCAGACATGAAAAGACAAGAGGCAACATAGTgcgtctcagtggtaaagaacgtgcctgccaatgcaggagatgcaagagatgagggttcgatccctggattgggaagatactctggaggaggaaatggcaacccactccagtagtctcgcctgaaaaatcccatgaagagaggagcctggcaagctacagtccacagggtcgcaagagttagacacaactgagcttagCAGAGCTTAGGCATCTATTCCTCTATCACCAAAAGGCTTTCTTTTGACCCAGGTTTTGGAGAATTTTTTGTTTGGTATGATTAAGTCCAGTTTGGGTGTTTGGTGTGGGTATGGATGcccttcggagaaggcaatggcaagccactccagtactcttgcctggaaaatcccatggatggagcagcctggtgggctgcagttcatggggtcactaagagttggacacaactgagtgacttcactttcacttttcactttcctgcattggagaaggaaatggcaacccactccagtgttcttgcctggagaatcccagggacggcggggcctggtgggctgccatctatggggtcgcacagaattggacacgactgaaacgacttagcagcagcagcagcatggatgtCCTTAGTTATAAGCACCAGGGAGAACTGCCTTGGCTACCTTTCCTGTCTGCTCTTCAGTTCCTATTAAGAATTAGCACCCAAGACTGGTGGGGTgcttaaaaacaagcaaaccaagCCCAATCCATGAATATCCTCTATACTCCTaaagagatgtttttaaaaaacagtcaaaTTTTATTccaattgtattttaaaataaaaatgaatcataaaTGAATCTCCTGCAACTATTCCaacctttaaaaaattcagagtCAAGGATCTGCAGAATATTATTTCCATAAACTGGTAACTCCTTCCTCCCAGATACCAGTTGTAATTCCCTTTATAAACTGTTTTTAAACTGTGATTTTATAAACTTGAAGTGTCAACATATATGCAAAGTGCTGTCATGCTCATTAGTTCTATACCTCAAGACAATGATTATAAATTAACTAAAGAAATACTATGTTAATCCTTTAGGccataattctatttttatttggttGCTTATTTTCATTGAGCATAGTTTCTTTTGAATTCATGGTAATTTCTATAGATGACTATGTAATTTTTTTACATACAGATTCATAAATATGTCCTATGATTTACCTATATAGTAATGTCTAATGTAAGTGCTTTTCTTTATCAAATTTGATTTAAATAGGTTTAGTTCAATATATGAAGCTTTCACTGGCCTTGGTGTCTACTTCAATATGCCTTTAAAGACAAACAGTAATATCCATACACCTTAGTTTTTCTACTAGCAAAATAGAAATAGTgataatctttctttctttctcttcctctcaccAAATGGTCTTAAACAAACAGTAGGAAGCTGCtttaaggcttttaaaaaatgcaatcaaTTTCTTTTCCCAAGCTCGGTTCTCTAGGTCCTTTCCAGGATCAAGTATTGaaccaggtttttgttttttgatgaaaagagaaaaagtagcAGGAGTTTAATGGTTTGGGAATCTGAgatccctcccttctcccttggCCCAGGCAAGAGAGAGCAAAGGAGGAGCATGGTAGCTTCCTTAGTCCTGTCTTCAGTGAAGCAACACTTTGTTTCCCTTGCTTTTCATCTTTGTATGCTTTTCAAAGGTTTCCCCTGACATTCATCTTCATAGTAGCACCGTGAGATAGCACTCAGCCATTTCTACTTCTCATCTTTCCAGCTCAGTGACTTCTTCAAGGTCCCACACACTGTAACACGGAGGCTAGAGACTGAAGACCCGAACCCAATGCTCCTTGAGAGAGTTTCTATATTGAACAACTTTTCCAGCccggctcagacaataaagaatctgtctgcaatgcaggacacccagatttgatccctaggtcaggaagatcccctggagaaggaaatggaaacccactcccgtattcttgcctggagaatcccatggacagaggagcctggtgggctgcagtccatggagccacaaagaactggacacgactgagtgactaacacttttccagcctcagtttcctcatactACAGAGATCCCTGCTTTCATGGAGGCTGTGGTAGAGTGGCTATCTTCAGTCCTGGCACACAGCTGGTGTCCAGTCAATGGTCTCATTATAAGAATGATGTGAGAGTATTGTTATTGGAGGGAATCTGGAAGAGACTTGGCAGGGAGGCTGGGTTTGGATGTCAAGTTGGCAACACACCTGAGGTCAACATTACCTTGTACATTTCTCATCTTCTGTACTCTGGTTGCCCTTCCTGCCCATCCCTCCTGGCCCCAGGTGGCTGCCCTGAGAGCAGTCTGGTAATTTCATGCAAGAGTAACATATTCTTCCCCATAGTTATATGGAATTAAGCATCCCTGTTGAAAAAGTTTAGCGATTGCTTCTTCTCTCTGAAAAATAGGATGTTGAGCCTAGAAATACAGTTGCCCTTTGATGTTTACTccatctccttcccttcctttctctctgaagCCTCTCCAAGGTGCAGCCACCATGATCTCAGCAGGCTGAtgatggaagagaaagaagccGGGAGACCCCGTGCTCTAGCATCCCTGGACGATGGATGGAGGacagccagtcccttctccccTGGTGCCCCTTGGGAACATGTCATCAGATTCTAGCATGTCTCTGGAGCAGAAAACCACAtttgtttttgtgattttgttgtttatttttttgggcaTCCTCATCGTCAGGTGCTTCCGGATTCTTTTGGACCCGTATCGGAGCATGCCAACCTCGACCTGGGCTGACGGACTTGAAGGCCTGGAGAAAGGGCAGTTTGACCATGCCCTTGCTTAGCAGGACAGCAACAGGAGTCCATCCTGAGGAAGAGAAGTGCTTCGTGTCTCAGTGAGAGGTTTTCTTTAGTCAACGTTCTCAGCAACTCAAAGTCTTCACCCTATCTGGTTTTAGAACCACAATccatttattcagtaaacatttgagGACATTGGAAATGGAGGTTTCTATTACCAAACCAAAATAGGAAAGTTTCAATTTCAATATTTactcaatgaatgaatattgttGAATGTGTGTGATGACGAAACCAAGAGTACCAATAGTGACTTTGCCTAAAATGAAGCCCTACTGGACCTGGGGGACCTGACTAGGTCACCAGGAAAAAAGACCTGATTTGAATCTGAAGGCAGGGCCAGAACAGACTTCCTTGCTCTAATTTTGTCCCCcagcttgttttattttcatgggaaTCTGGGTCCTAGGCAGAGAATGAGGAAGATGCTGCTGAGTGGACCCAAAGCAGGTACTTGTTTTCTCCTAAAGCTAAGAGCAATGGGAGGCAATGGGGAATGCTTAGAAGAAGTGATTGTCCCTGGGAAACACGAGTGAGGATgatgttattttacttttcaaataaaatgaattcaaagGCTTGTGGAAGTTTGCAAACTATTTACCAGGCCAAGTGCATTCTATGTATTCATATTAATAACATGAGTAGAGGTAGCGATACATAATCTGAATTTACTTTCTTTGCACAATTGATTGAAATAATAGGTGGCTATTTcaagttgtgctttttttttcaataaaaagttaaCTGTTTGGAGGAGAAGACTTTTATAGTCTTAAGAAGAATGTATGCTTATGACTGAATAAACCAAATAAAACTTTTGACGAAACAGAAGT
This genomic window from Cervus canadensis isolate Bull #8, Minnesota chromosome 4, ASM1932006v1, whole genome shotgun sequence contains:
- the CTXN3 gene encoding cortexin-3 is translated as MDGGQPVPSPLVPLGNMSSDSSMSLEQKTTFVFVILLFIFLGILIVRCFRILLDPYRSMPTSTWADGLEGLEKGQFDHALA